The DNA region CTGTTAATCAGAGGGTCGCTGGTTCGAGCCCAGCCTCAGGAGCAAAGCCTCACATGTCTGTGGGGCTTTTTTATTTGATACAGCCCGGACTGATCCATTAAAATTCAGATCTCTCATTTCCTGAAACCAAAAGGTTCAATAGCTTTGCAATCCAACAAAAAGGTTAATTATTATGGAATACTCAAAAACCTATATTGCCAAAGATGAGCATATAGATGTACAGGAGATCATGGATGGTTTATATTATCCGTTTTATATGGAATATTGCAGGCATGATTATATCAGGGAAATATTGGGGTTTGATCTTGAAACCGAAGCTAAAAACGGCATTTACATGGTACTTTCAAACTATAGCATCAGCTTTCTCAGATCACTGAAAAAGGGCGATGAATTTAAAGTTACCTGCACCTTGTATACTGATAAAGGGGGCTTACCCAAGCTGCACTTTAAACAATCAATAATATGCAACAATAAGGTAATGACCAAAGCTGTATTTACGGGCACCTGTGTGCCGGCAACTGGCGGCAGACCGTATTTACCGGCCTCGGTATTAGAAAAAATAAAGGATGCCCCTGTTCTTGAAGATTAAGTGACCGGCAGAGCACCTGCCCCTGCCGGATAATTATGCAGCAGGGGTAATATTATACAAAAGAGGCTACCTGTGGGATAGCCTCTTTGGGGATTGCTTAAAGCCTGAAATAACCGAAGTGTTTATGAACCCGCCTGCTGCAAATTAGCATTGCTTATAAAGCGGCAGGAACTACATACGTGGCCGGATAAAGTTTACGGAACATCAGGTAGGTTACCGTTACCATGATAAATGCAACAATGGCATCAATGGTGGCGGGAAAACCGAGCACAGCGATTTTAGACAAAAAAGCAAATATAATATCGAAGAAAATACCTGCAAATACCCATTCTTTTAATCTAAGCAATCTGTTAGGTGTTAAAAGAACTGCTACTCCCGATAGTTTAGCGACACCAAGAATATAAATAAAGTGCGGAGGGTAGCCCAGTTTTAAGGTGATATCCCACACAAACTGATTTTTGGTCAGCTCGCCAAATCCGCTTGCAGCAAACCATAATGAAGTCATTGCTGTTCCTATCCAATAGATTGTTTTTACTGTTTTTGTTGTCATGATATGTAGTTTTGAGTTGTTTGATGGCTCAAAATTGTGGCAAAAACAACGGAGATCTAACCACTTTCGGGATGAAGCAGACAAACTAAGCTGCCGGCCGGACAATCCAGGCCCCGACTTCCATATGTCATTGATCCAAACTGCTTCAATACGTTAATTAAAGCCTGCCATAAAGTTTTTTGTCCCGCTGATTGCTGTGGTCACGGTGATAGGCGGATAAACTAAAAACGATGGCGTAGGAAAGACGGGTTTTATCATGCTGTTAATTGGATTAAGGTGTAATGCCTGGACCTAATTTTTTCAATGGTTGAAATGTCCGGTTCAGGGACTTCTTTGTCGGGTTAAAGCACTTGAGCTCGGTATGCGGCAAGTTGAAATATACTTTTGGGAGTAAATCAATAAATACTTAACAAAATGAAAACTCAAATCAACATTACCAAACTAACAATAGCTGCTGCCGCGGTCTTTTTATCCACTTTCAGCCCCAAAAATAGTTTGGCTCAAACTGCACCTGCTGTAAAGAACATTGTGATAGTACACGGCGCTTTTGCCGATGCATCGGGATGGGAAGGTGTATATAGAATATTAAAAAAGGATGGATACAACGTAACTCTTGTGCAAAACCCACTTACTTCGCTCAATGATGACGTTGCCGCAACCAATCGCGCCCTTGAAAAACAGGATGGCCCTGCTGTGCTGGTAGGGCATTCATGGGGCGGTTCGGTAATTACCGAAGCCGGCGTATCGCCCAAAGTAGCAAGTTTGGTATATGTTGCGGCTTTTGCGCCGGAAGTTGGCCAGTCGACCCTTGATGTTTATCAGTCGGGCCCGGCACTTGCGAAAAATGGTATCCTGCCTGCCGATAGAAATGGTTTGGTGTATTTTGATAAAGCGCTCTTTCACGAATGTTTTGCAGCTGATCTGAATGAAGCGAAAGCAGATTTCATGTTTGATTCACAGCAGCCAATTGTTGGCTCAAGCTTTGTAACTCCATTAACACAGGCGGCCTGGAAAACCAAACCAGCTTACGGTATTGTAGCCACTATGGACAAAGCCATCAACCCCGAACTGGAACGTGCAATGTATAAGCGTGCCGGGGCTGTAGTCACCGAGGTTAAAGGCAGTCACGTTATATTTATATCGCAGGCCGCCGCCGTGGCCCGTGTAATTGAAGCTGCGGCAAAAAATGGTTCTGAAAAAAAATAAGGTGATCTTATTTTAATTCATTTACTAAAGAGATAGAAGGGGGCGACTGTTTTAACGGTTGCCCCTTTTCCTGTTGATGAGCGGTATGTAATCTTTGCCATGATGGTGTTGAATACTGCTACGAGTTCCACCAGGTTGTTCCGCAGATTTAAGGTAGCCCGTAAAACCAATTGATAAAGCCAGTCTGGTAAAATATATGGTATAGCAAGCATAGGTCAAACCCATAGAGGTTTACATTACGCAAACTCATCTATTGCCTGCTGGCCTATAATAGCCTCTCGCAGATTTAGTTAGCTTGCAAATAAAAACGATCAAATTCAAGCAATCAATTTGAGTTGCCCCCGGGCGGGCTTCGG from Mucilaginibacter sp. SJ includes:
- a CDS encoding DoxX family protein, with product MTTKTVKTIYWIGTAMTSLWFAASGFGELTKNQFVWDITLKLGYPPHFIYILGVAKLSGVAVLLTPNRLLRLKEWVFAGIFFDIIFAFLSKIAVLGFPATIDAIVAFIMVTVTYLMFRKLYPATYVVPAAL
- a CDS encoding acyl-CoA thioesterase, which produces MEYSKTYIAKDEHIDVQEIMDGLYYPFYMEYCRHDYIREILGFDLETEAKNGIYMVLSNYSISFLRSLKKGDEFKVTCTLYTDKGGLPKLHFKQSIICNNKVMTKAVFTGTCVPATGGRPYLPASVLEKIKDAPVLED
- a CDS encoding alpha/beta hydrolase — encoded protein: MKTQINITKLTIAAAAVFLSTFSPKNSLAQTAPAVKNIVIVHGAFADASGWEGVYRILKKDGYNVTLVQNPLTSLNDDVAATNRALEKQDGPAVLVGHSWGGSVITEAGVSPKVASLVYVAAFAPEVGQSTLDVYQSGPALAKNGILPADRNGLVYFDKALFHECFAADLNEAKADFMFDSQQPIVGSSFVTPLTQAAWKTKPAYGIVATMDKAINPELERAMYKRAGAVVTEVKGSHVIFISQAAAVARVIEAAAKNGSEKK